Proteins encoded in a region of the Triticum dicoccoides isolate Atlit2015 ecotype Zavitan chromosome 3A, WEW_v2.0, whole genome shotgun sequence genome:
- the LOC119271200 gene encoding uncharacterized protein LOC119271200, producing MLSRRSNAFIASGHLQQPQGWRCVPGCGTALLRQPRLAALAHVQDASLPFPCDHEVVEDAPFHCGDGFYCARGSFICRRKILNPLVQLRLSSIIHYSVYEILGECYYDRRCVNNVLVMDVGCLCEKLSGCVQGNSMVVSLGGYPCRHEHGDKN from the exons ATGTTGTCTCGCAGGTCCAACGCCTTCATAGCCTCCGGCCACCTGCAGCAACCCCAGGGTTGGCGTTGTGTCCCAGGCTGCGGGACAGCCCTGCTCCGGCAGCCTCGCCTAGCAGCTCTGGCACACGTGCAGGACGCGTCCCTGCCGTTCCCGTGCGACCATGAAGTTGTGGAGGATGCCCCCTTCCATTGTGGAGATGGTTTCTATTGCGCTAGAGGGAGTTTCATTTGTCGCCGAAAAATTCTCAATCCTTTAGTACAACTGCGGCTCTCTTCAATCATCCATTATTCAG TGTATGAGATCTTGGGTGAGTGCTACTATGATAGAAGATGCGTAAATAATGTTTTAGTAATGGATGTTGGTTGCCTTTGTGAGAAGCTCTCAG GCTGTGTACAAGGAAACAGTATGGTCGTATCCCTTGGTGGTTATCCTTGCAG GCATGAGCACGGGGACAAAAACTAA
- the LOC119271201 gene encoding uncharacterized protein LOC119271201, translating to MPRRQRAAMSSESDDASAPEWGSEDEDDDDEIAVQGAAAATLAAGLPIKLVIDTKTQKVWFAEAGSDVVEFLTGLLSLPLGTVVDLLTKERMVGSIGNVLGSVEKMDAGYKGKERRLSPAVTPAALSRLQQLLSAHLINGRTCCHCTSSTYNAAAAGTLTTPSLPTATYTVGDDLSVTPASFFTTMSLLGIAQFAQFGGEDLSTLQEKTVKIGKEEALRILAASLQSKTVLTDVFLKSQE from the exons ATGCCTCGCCGCCAGCGGGCGGCGATGTCGTCGGAATCGGATGATGCTAGTGCGCCGGAGTGGGGAtcggaggatgaggatgacgatgacgagATAGCTGTACAGGGGGCAGCCGCAGCGACTTTGGCGGCGGGGTTACCGATCAAGCTCGTGATCGACACCAAGACTCAGAAGGTGTGGTTCGCCGAGGCCGGAAGCGACGTCGTGGAGTTCCTCACCGGCCTCCTGTCCCTGCCGCTGGGCACCGTCGTCGATCTGCTGACCAAGGAGCGCATGGTCGGCAGCATCGGCAACGTCCTCGGCAGCgtggagaagatggacgccggcTACAAGGGCAAGGAGCGGCGCCTCAGCCCGGCCGTCACCCCCGCCGCGCTCTCCCGCCTGCAGCAGCTGCTGAGCGCGCACCTCATCAACGGCCGAACCTGCTGCCATTGCACCAGTTCCACGTACAATGCTGCCGCCGCGGGAACATTAACGACGCCGTCGCTACCCACGGCCACGTACACTGTCGGGGACGACCTCTCGGTGACTCCGGCTTCTTTTTTCACGACCATGTCGCTTCTGGGCATCGCGCAGTTCGCACAATTTGGTGGCGAGGACCTCAGCACGCTGCAGGAGAAAACCGTGAAGATCGGCAAGGAAGAG GCGCTGAGGATACTCGCTGCTTCCCTCCAGTCCAAGACCGTGCTGACGGATGTCTTCCTCAAGAGTCAAGAGTGA